In Afipia sp. GAS231, a single window of DNA contains:
- a CDS encoding proton-translocating transhydrogenase family protein, whose amino-acid sequence MEHLAQVVDPFVFRLSIFVLAVFVGYFVVWSVTPALHTPLMSVTNAISSVIVVGALLAVGVGMISSGSGWARGFGFIALIFACVNIFGGFLVTQRMLAMYKKKAK is encoded by the coding sequence ATGGAGCACCTCGCCCAAGTCGTCGATCCCTTTGTATTCCGGCTTTCGATTTTCGTCCTCGCCGTGTTCGTCGGCTATTTCGTGGTCTGGTCGGTGACCCCGGCGCTGCATACGCCGCTGATGTCGGTGACGAATGCGATCTCTTCGGTGATCGTGGTCGGCGCGCTGCTCGCGGTCGGTGTCGGCATGATCTCGAGCGGCTCGGGCTGGGCGCGGGGCTTCGGCTTCATCGCGCTGATCTTCGCCTGCGTGAATATTTTCGGCGGCTTCCTTGTCACCCAGCGCATGCTGGCGATGTACAAGAAGAAGGCCAAGTAG
- a CDS encoding mandelate racemase/muconate lactonizing enzyme family protein — translation MHRIVSAKAELLELRLDKPVGGSGVAQVDVVIVDISDEEGRTGLGFTYALGGGGNVVLECARTQLDKIVCGQQLVHPSALWGTVASTFNRTGYGPNLVALAAIDLAAWDLYSKRLEVPLASALGGVPRPIRLYGSGGFTATQTAIEAAHVADGYVERGFQAVKPRVQGKISRDSEVLRAVRHTIGDSVAMMVDANEKCDLVSAKQLLLLALDHNVSFVEEPLPAQALSAYRALSAHAPVAIATGEHLQTVAEFLPYFCEGLAAVVQPDLAMMGGITPIMKLCTLAEAFNVAVSPHFLPGLFVHVAASSTSIRQLEDFPLIEPLFEGWPTCDAQGQVTPGTECGHGLRLQRSRRQ, via the coding sequence ATGCATCGAATTGTAAGCGCGAAAGCAGAGCTTCTCGAGCTCCGTCTCGACAAGCCTGTCGGGGGATCAGGTGTCGCACAGGTTGACGTCGTTATTGTCGACATCAGCGATGAGGAAGGAAGAACCGGTCTCGGCTTTACCTACGCTCTCGGTGGCGGAGGAAACGTAGTATTGGAATGTGCGCGCACTCAACTCGACAAGATCGTGTGCGGACAGCAGCTCGTACATCCCAGCGCGTTGTGGGGGACCGTGGCCTCAACATTCAATCGGACGGGATATGGGCCAAATCTCGTTGCCTTGGCGGCAATCGACCTTGCTGCATGGGATCTGTACAGCAAGAGATTGGAGGTACCTCTTGCTTCCGCGCTTGGTGGCGTTCCTCGGCCGATACGGCTGTATGGAAGCGGAGGATTTACAGCGACTCAAACCGCTATTGAAGCGGCGCATGTCGCAGACGGGTACGTCGAGCGGGGATTTCAGGCCGTCAAGCCACGCGTGCAGGGGAAGATTTCGCGCGATTCCGAGGTCCTGAGAGCTGTTCGCCATACAATCGGCGACAGCGTGGCGATGATGGTCGATGCTAACGAGAAATGTGATCTGGTCAGCGCAAAACAACTTCTACTCTTGGCTCTCGACCACAACGTTTCCTTTGTCGAAGAACCTTTGCCGGCGCAAGCCTTGTCTGCGTATCGCGCGCTCTCGGCGCATGCGCCCGTCGCGATCGCCACCGGAGAGCATCTGCAAACAGTTGCAGAGTTTTTGCCTTACTTCTGCGAAGGGCTGGCCGCCGTTGTTCAACCCGATCTGGCGATGATGGGCGGCATCACTCCGATCATGAAGCTTTGTACTCTTGCCGAGGCGTTTAACGTCGCTGTATCGCCGCACTTTCTGCCCGGCCTGTTCGTTCACGTTGCTGCCTCAAGTACCAGTATTCGGCAACTGGAGGATTTTCCCTTGATCGAGCCCCTTTTCGAAGGTTGGCCGACTTGTGACGCGCAAGGGCAGGTAACGCCCGGTACGGAATGTGGTCATGGTCTTCGGTTGCAGCGTTCGCGCCGTCAGTGA
- a CDS encoding adenylate kinase — protein MRLVLLGAPGSGKGTQAAQIVSRLKIAHLSTGEMLRAAVASKSPIGHVVESIMERGELVSDEIVVGIVAERLHGEDVKTGYVLDGFPRTVSQAVALDKVLADRGENLDAAVELKVVANDLIDRIMARASQAKAKGGKERADDNPETFALRLQAYEAQTAPLVDYYRSKSVLRSIDGMQAADAVAAAIRNAIGA, from the coding sequence ATGAGATTGGTATTGCTGGGAGCACCGGGATCTGGAAAGGGAACGCAAGCAGCGCAAATCGTCTCGCGCCTCAAGATTGCCCATCTGTCTACTGGGGAGATGCTGCGCGCTGCCGTTGCATCGAAAAGCCCAATCGGCCACGTCGTGGAATCCATCATGGAACGGGGCGAACTCGTATCCGATGAGATCGTCGTTGGTATCGTTGCGGAACGCCTGCACGGTGAAGATGTCAAAACCGGATACGTTCTGGACGGCTTTCCGCGTACCGTCTCTCAGGCCGTTGCACTGGACAAGGTTCTCGCAGATCGCGGCGAAAACCTGGACGCCGCGGTTGAGCTTAAAGTTGTGGCGAACGACCTGATCGATCGGATCATGGCGCGGGCCTCACAAGCCAAGGCCAAGGGCGGAAAAGAACGTGCCGACGATAACCCAGAGACATTTGCGCTAAGGTTGCAGGCCTATGAAGCGCAAACCGCACCACTGGTCGACTATTATCGATCCAAGAGCGTGCTGAGAAGCATCGACGGGATGCAGGCTGCAGACGCCGTGGCTGCCGCGATACGCAACGCGATCGGAGCGTGA
- the ppa gene encoding inorganic diphosphatase, which translates to MQIDAIHIGHNPPDDVNVIIEVPIGGEPIKYEMDKASGTLVVDRFLHTPMRYPGNYGFVPHTLSDDGDPIDVLVANTRPIIPGAVINVRPIGVLKMQDDGGGDEKIIAVPVPRLTKRYESIYSYNDLPTITREQIQHFFEHYKDLEPGKWVKLIGWGGPEEARRLIVAAIERAGKQSHYPNR; encoded by the coding sequence ATGCAGATAGATGCGATCCATATCGGCCATAATCCACCTGATGACGTCAACGTTATCATCGAGGTTCCGATCGGCGGCGAACCGATAAAGTATGAGATGGACAAGGCATCCGGAACGCTTGTGGTCGACAGGTTTCTGCACACGCCGATGCGCTATCCAGGCAACTATGGCTTTGTGCCGCACACCCTGTCTGACGATGGCGACCCGATAGACGTGCTAGTGGCGAACACCCGTCCGATCATACCGGGGGCCGTTATAAACGTTCGTCCGATCGGCGTCCTCAAGATGCAGGATGACGGTGGCGGGGACGAGAAGATTATCGCCGTCCCGGTCCCCCGACTGACCAAGCGTTACGAGAGTATTTACAGTTACAACGATCTACCGACCATTACGCGCGAGCAGATCCAGCATTTCTTCGAGCACTACAAGGACCTGGAGCCCGGGAAGTGGGTCAAGCTGATCGGCTGGGGCGGCCCGGAAGAAGCGCGTCGGCTGATCGTGGCGGCCATCGAACGAGCGGGGAAACAATCTCACTACCCAAATCGATAG
- the gor gene encoding glutathione-disulfide reductase, which produces MAEFDVDLFVIGGGSGGVRAARIAAGHGAKVIVAEEYRMGGTCVIRGCVPKKLFVIGSHVQQEIEDAAGFGWIIPEVRFDWPTLVRNKDKEIARLEAAYTTNVERSGAQVVKSRAVFEDTHTLRLATGQTVTAKYVLIATGGAPNHGAAIPGIEHVISSDEAFHLPELPKRIVIQGGGYIALEFAGIFAGFGAVVTVIYRGDNILRGFDEDVRKHVRAEMEKQGINILTGCTIDKVDKHGREFITHLSNGSSIACDKVMFAIGRHPNVANLGLEKSGVAINPKNGGIQVDGWSKTSIDNIYAIGDVTHRVNLTPVAIREGHAFADTVFGNRNVAVDHATIPTAVFSLPEVGTVGLTEQEARAQFSQVDIYKAVFRPIKATMSGRDTRVLMKLVVDCISDRVLGCHIVGDSAAEIVQAVAIAVKMKATKADFDATFALHPTAAEELVTMRTPSARHVREAAAE; this is translated from the coding sequence ATGGCTGAGTTTGACGTCGATCTGTTTGTCATCGGGGGCGGTTCGGGCGGAGTTCGCGCCGCCCGCATCGCCGCCGGTCACGGCGCCAAGGTGATAGTCGCCGAAGAGTATCGGATGGGGGGCACCTGCGTGATCCGCGGCTGCGTGCCGAAGAAATTGTTCGTAATTGGCTCGCACGTTCAGCAAGAGATCGAGGATGCTGCCGGCTTCGGCTGGATCATTCCCGAGGTTAGGTTCGACTGGCCAACGTTGGTCAGGAACAAGGACAAGGAGATCGCCAGGCTTGAGGCGGCCTACACCACCAATGTGGAGAGGAGTGGCGCGCAGGTGGTCAAGTCGCGCGCGGTGTTCGAGGATACCCACACGCTGCGGCTCGCCACCGGCCAGACCGTAACTGCGAAATACGTGCTGATCGCCACCGGAGGCGCGCCCAATCACGGCGCGGCGATCCCCGGCATCGAACACGTGATCTCATCCGACGAGGCGTTCCATCTCCCTGAACTGCCGAAGCGGATAGTGATCCAGGGCGGCGGCTATATTGCGCTGGAATTCGCTGGCATCTTCGCCGGCTTCGGCGCCGTCGTCACCGTGATCTATCGCGGCGACAATATCCTGCGCGGCTTCGACGAGGACGTCCGCAAGCACGTCCGCGCCGAGATGGAAAAACAAGGCATCAACATCCTGACCGGCTGCACGATCGATAAGGTCGACAAGCACGGCCGCGAGTTCATCACGCATCTGTCGAACGGGTCGAGCATCGCCTGCGACAAGGTGATGTTTGCGATCGGCCGGCACCCCAACGTCGCCAATCTCGGGCTAGAGAAATCCGGCGTCGCCATCAACCCGAAGAACGGCGGCATTCAGGTCGACGGCTGGTCGAAGACGTCCATCGACAACATCTACGCGATCGGCGACGTCACCCACCGCGTTAACCTTACACCGGTCGCGATCCGCGAGGGACACGCCTTCGCCGACACCGTGTTCGGCAATCGGAACGTCGCTGTCGACCACGCCACCATCCCGACCGCCGTGTTCTCGCTGCCGGAAGTCGGCACCGTCGGCCTGACGGAGCAGGAGGCGCGCGCCCAGTTCAGCCAGGTCGACATCTACAAGGCCGTCTTCCGCCCGATCAAGGCGACGATGTCGGGCCGCGACACCCGCGTGCTGATGAAACTCGTGGTCGACTGCATCTCCGATCGCGTGCTCGGTTGCCACATTGTTGGCGACTCTGCGGCCGAGATCGTGCAGGCGGTCGCCATCGCCGTGAAGATGAAGGCGACCAAGGCCGATTTCGATGCGACCTTCGCGCTGCACCCGACGGCGGCCGAAGAGCTGGTGACTATGCGGACGCCATCGGCGCGCCACGTGCGGGAAGCGGCGGCGGAGTAA
- a CDS encoding Re/Si-specific NAD(P)(+) transhydrogenase subunit alpha, whose product MKIAVAKEIDPSEPRVAVSPDTVKKFKALGVDIAIEPGAGIKSGLPDGDFTAVGATVSADALKDADIIIKVKRPEASELAQYKRGALVIAIMDPYGNDAALKAMADAGISAFAMELMPRITRAQVMDVLSSQANLAGYRAVIEAAEAFGRAFPMMMTAAGTIPAAKVFVMGVGVAGLQAIATARRLGAVVTATDVRPATKEQVESLGAKFLAVEDEEFKNAQTAGGYAKEMSKEYQAKQAALTAEHIKKQDIVITTALIPGRPAPKLVSAEMVKSMKPGSVLVDLAVERGGNVEGARAGEVADIDGIKIVGYTNVAGRVAQSASSLYARNLFNFIETLIDKANKTLAVNWDDDLVKATALTKDGAVIHPNFQPKA is encoded by the coding sequence ATGAAGATTGCCGTTGCCAAGGAAATCGATCCGTCGGAACCGCGGGTCGCCGTTTCGCCCGACACCGTGAAAAAGTTCAAGGCGCTGGGCGTCGATATCGCGATCGAACCGGGCGCGGGCATCAAGTCGGGCCTGCCGGACGGAGACTTCACGGCGGTCGGCGCCACCGTCAGTGCGGATGCACTCAAGGATGCCGACATCATCATCAAGGTGAAACGGCCGGAGGCCTCGGAGCTTGCACAATACAAGCGCGGCGCGCTGGTCATCGCCATCATGGATCCCTATGGCAACGACGCAGCGCTGAAGGCGATGGCGGATGCAGGCATCTCGGCGTTTGCGATGGAATTGATGCCGCGCATCACCCGCGCGCAGGTGATGGACGTGTTGTCGAGCCAGGCCAACCTCGCCGGTTATCGCGCCGTGATCGAGGCGGCGGAAGCTTTTGGCCGCGCTTTTCCGATGATGATGACCGCGGCCGGCACCATTCCGGCGGCAAAGGTCTTCGTGATGGGCGTCGGCGTTGCCGGTCTGCAGGCGATTGCGACCGCGCGCCGGCTTGGCGCGGTCGTCACCGCAACCGACGTGCGGCCGGCGACCAAGGAACAGGTCGAATCGCTCGGCGCCAAATTTCTCGCGGTCGAGGACGAGGAATTCAAGAACGCCCAGACCGCCGGCGGCTACGCCAAGGAAATGTCGAAAGAGTATCAGGCCAAGCAGGCCGCGCTCACCGCCGAACATATCAAGAAACAGGACATCGTGATCACGACCGCCCTGATCCCGGGCCGGCCGGCGCCAAAGCTCGTCAGCGCCGAGATGGTGAAGTCGATGAAGCCCGGTTCGGTGCTGGTCGATCTTGCCGTCGAACGCGGCGGCAATGTCGAAGGCGCCAGGGCCGGTGAGGTCGCGGACATCGATGGCATCAAGATCGTCGGCTATACCAACGTGGCGGGTCGCGTCGCGCAATCCGCCTCGAGCCTGTATGCACGCAATTTGTTCAACTTCATCGAAACCCTGATCGACAAGGCGAACAAGACGCTCGCCGTGAATTGGGACGACGATCTGGTCAAGGCGACCGCGCTGACCAAGGACGGCGCCGTCATCCACCCGAACTTCCAGCCGAAAGCGTAA
- a CDS encoding TetR/AcrR family transcriptional regulator encodes MARRIAAKGRAPKVKKARKGPDRRKQIIAAASELFASKGFEGTSIRDIAAASGVLSGSLYYHFPSKEDLLFTVHQESLTAMRQQVEAAIAGISEPWQRLEEAIVAHCHVLLGGSVTRAILMPPRYYTFPGVKKLVRQRDEYEQIFAGLIDDLPLSSRCDRHAFRLALLGAMNWTVFWFESSGRLKIEEVGRQIALMVRGAESSHSKGKKRS; translated from the coding sequence ATGGCGAGAAGGATCGCAGCCAAAGGTCGTGCTCCAAAAGTGAAAAAGGCACGAAAGGGGCCGGACCGTCGTAAGCAGATCATCGCCGCTGCATCGGAGTTGTTTGCGAGCAAAGGATTTGAAGGCACCTCGATACGGGACATCGCCGCGGCATCCGGAGTTCTGTCCGGATCTCTCTACTATCACTTTCCATCGAAGGAGGATCTGCTCTTTACCGTCCATCAGGAAAGCCTCACCGCAATGCGGCAACAGGTGGAGGCCGCCATTGCTGGCATCTCGGAGCCGTGGCAACGCCTCGAGGAGGCGATCGTTGCGCATTGTCATGTTTTGCTCGGAGGAAGCGTGACCCGCGCAATCCTTATGCCTCCGCGCTACTACACGTTTCCGGGAGTCAAAAAACTGGTTCGCCAAAGGGACGAGTACGAGCAGATCTTTGCTGGGCTCATCGACGATCTGCCGTTGTCGAGTAGGTGTGACCGTCATGCGTTCAGGCTCGCTCTTCTTGGCGCAATGAACTGGACTGTGTTCTGGTTCGAATCGAGCGGGCGTTTGAAGATCGAGGAGGTCGGACGGCAGATCGCGCTTATGGTTCGTGGTGCTGAGTCGAGCCATTCGAAGGGGAAAAAGCGCAGTTGA
- a CDS encoding SDR family oxidoreductase, with protein sequence MRLAGKTALIVGGTTGIGFAAARLMIAEGARVAICGQEAERLREASAALGEQAKAFRADLRSVPEIRGLAEDVGRWTDRLDILFLNAGISRPGEFNGVDEAFFEDHFAINVKGPFFVFQQMLGLLGSNASVVITTSCLDEMGRPGMSVYAATKAALRSLVRTLGAELVGRGIRVNAVAPGPIDSGIHAKMGIHGDALVRLREKIAQDVPMQRLGVPLEIAEAVLFLASDASSFVTGHELVVDGGWSEF encoded by the coding sequence ATGCGCCTAGCGGGCAAAACCGCACTCATAGTCGGCGGTACGACCGGCATAGGATTCGCAGCAGCGCGCTTGATGATCGCCGAAGGCGCTCGAGTTGCCATTTGCGGCCAAGAGGCCGAGCGCCTCAGGGAGGCTTCGGCGGCTTTGGGTGAACAAGCCAAGGCATTTCGCGCCGATCTGCGAAGCGTTCCCGAGATTAGAGGCCTGGCTGAAGACGTTGGTCGTTGGACCGATCGACTGGATATCCTCTTCCTCAATGCCGGAATAAGTCGCCCAGGTGAATTCAATGGCGTCGACGAGGCATTTTTCGAGGACCACTTTGCCATCAACGTCAAAGGTCCCTTTTTTGTGTTTCAGCAAATGTTGGGACTTTTAGGGTCAAACGCGAGCGTTGTGATTACCACCTCTTGCCTCGATGAGATGGGCCGACCCGGAATGTCGGTGTACGCTGCGACGAAAGCAGCGCTTAGGTCCCTTGTGCGAACACTAGGCGCCGAGTTGGTCGGACGCGGCATACGCGTCAATGCAGTGGCCCCCGGACCGATCGACAGCGGCATTCACGCAAAGATGGGTATTCACGGGGACGCTTTGGTGCGATTGCGGGAGAAAATCGCGCAAGACGTTCCAATGCAGCGCCTCGGTGTGCCGTTGGAGATCGCTGAGGCCGTATTGTTCTTGGCGAGTGACGCATCTTCGTTCGTGACAGGACATGAACTGGTCGTCGATGGTGGCTGGAGCGAGTTTTGA
- a CDS encoding glutathione binding-like protein: MIQLYMWGTPNGYKASIMLEETGLPYEVCPIDIGKGAQFAPEFLEISPNNKIPAIVDPDGPDGEPISVFESGAILLYLAEKTGQFFASDMRGRYSVLQWLMFQMGGVGPMLGQAHHFRHYAKEQHPYSIDRYTLESARLYGVMNRRLEKSAYLASDNYSIADIATFPWVRRHERHGQKLEDFPHVHRWFDSINARPAVVRGLKPLSESEQRGILADAGSHDLLFGSGQFPRTDAMYGG, translated from the coding sequence ATGATCCAGTTGTATATGTGGGGCACGCCGAATGGATACAAAGCGTCTATCATGTTGGAAGAGACGGGCCTTCCGTACGAGGTATGTCCGATAGACATCGGCAAAGGCGCGCAATTCGCTCCGGAGTTCCTGGAGATAAGCCCGAACAACAAGATTCCCGCTATCGTCGATCCCGACGGCCCAGACGGCGAGCCGATTAGCGTATTCGAATCGGGAGCGATCCTGCTTTACCTGGCTGAAAAGACGGGTCAGTTCTTCGCATCCGATATGCGCGGGCGATATTCTGTCTTGCAATGGCTCATGTTTCAAATGGGCGGTGTCGGACCAATGCTGGGTCAAGCGCATCATTTTAGACACTACGCAAAGGAGCAACATCCCTATTCGATCGACCGATACACACTGGAATCGGCACGTCTTTACGGAGTCATGAACCGGCGATTGGAGAAATCAGCCTATCTGGCTAGTGATAATTACAGTATCGCGGATATAGCGACTTTCCCGTGGGTCCGTCGCCACGAGAGGCACGGGCAGAAGCTCGAAGATTTCCCGCACGTGCACCGATGGTTCGATTCGATCAACGCGCGGCCGGCCGTTGTTCGAGGATTAAAACCACTGTCAGAGAGCGAGCAGCGCGGCATTCTTGCCGATGCTGGATCCCATGATTTGCTCTTTGGAAGCGGACAGTTCCCTCGCACCGATGCAATGTACGGCGGTTAG
- a CDS encoding alpha/beta hydrolase: protein MNANRIDVSTMGMPGAMKTPRPDPEARTFLRIFNLVAWRPLRSYTLAQLRLRWRYFALAVGRRDPVGHIDQVVIDSPSGPIKLRIYFPAGGDGRARPAFVWFHGGAFLIGEAGTTDSICRSIANTAGCAVVAVDYRLAPEHDLYAGREDGMTAIEWIFKNGPQFGIDPTSVAIGGDSAGGNLAAALAQQFGKRGLPALRLQVLIYPATNLADEPASKADNASGYLLTAEVIDWVRSVVGDNVNYRDSRLSPAYGKDFSGLAPALVVTAGFDPIRDDGLAYTQLLREAGVPVELLHYPGQFHGFINCDTVLSAARDALYRIGSALGAALADGDGRRTCPNRTLEMINARQARMPLPTFAADTITATFMAVEWFEYQRNRIFKILAPATANLVDASWLLNVAANIRGTRTVSTIEARETFGNGANHWAA, encoded by the coding sequence ATGAATGCCAATCGTATCGATGTCTCAACAATGGGCATGCCTGGCGCAATGAAGACACCGCGCCCCGACCCCGAGGCGCGAACCTTTCTCCGCATTTTCAATCTCGTGGCTTGGCGCCCGTTGCGATCATACACGCTGGCCCAACTTCGATTACGTTGGCGATATTTCGCTCTCGCGGTCGGCCGGCGGGATCCTGTGGGACACATCGACCAAGTCGTCATCGACAGTCCTTCCGGGCCAATCAAGCTGAGGATCTATTTCCCCGCAGGAGGAGACGGCCGGGCGCGCCCTGCCTTCGTGTGGTTTCACGGCGGCGCGTTTCTGATCGGTGAAGCGGGCACGACGGATTCCATCTGCCGTAGCATCGCCAATACCGCAGGATGCGCCGTGGTAGCCGTGGATTATCGACTTGCGCCGGAGCACGACCTCTATGCGGGACGCGAGGACGGCATGACCGCGATCGAGTGGATTTTCAAGAACGGGCCGCAGTTCGGAATCGACCCAACGAGCGTTGCGATAGGCGGCGACTCCGCGGGAGGCAATTTGGCCGCCGCTCTGGCGCAGCAATTCGGGAAGCGGGGGCTCCCCGCCCTGCGCCTGCAAGTTCTGATTTATCCCGCAACAAATTTGGCTGACGAGCCCGCGTCGAAGGCCGACAACGCGAGCGGCTATCTGCTTACGGCGGAGGTGATTGATTGGGTCAGATCGGTCGTCGGGGACAACGTGAACTATCGAGATTCTCGCCTGTCGCCCGCCTATGGCAAGGATTTTAGCGGACTGGCGCCAGCGCTTGTTGTCACTGCCGGTTTTGATCCTATTCGCGACGATGGTTTGGCTTACACGCAATTGCTGCGGGAGGCGGGAGTGCCGGTGGAATTGCTGCACTACCCGGGGCAATTCCACGGATTTATAAATTGCGACACCGTGTTAAGTGCCGCTCGGGACGCCCTTTATCGTATTGGTTCCGCGCTCGGCGCGGCACTAGCCGACGGTGACGGCAGGCGTACGTGCCCAAACCGCACGTTGGAGATGATCAACGCGCGTCAAGCCCGCATGCCATTGCCGACCTTCGCTGCGGACACCATTACAGCGACGTTCATGGCGGTCGAATGGTTTGAATATCAGAGAAACAGGATATTCAAGATACTCGCGCCGGCTACTGCCAATCTGGTCGACGCAAGCTGGCTGCTCAACGTTGCGGCAAATATCCGGGGGACCCGCACGGTTTCAACGATCGAGGCTCGGGAAACGTTCGGAAACGGAGCGAACCATTGGGCGGCGTAA
- a CDS encoding NAD(P)(+) transhydrogenase (Re/Si-specific) subunit beta, protein MNANLAAVFYLIAGVLFILALRGLSSPASSRQGNFFGMIGMAIAVATTLAAHPPADGLAWILVILGIAIGGGIGAVIARRVPMTSMPELVAAFHSLVGMAAVLVAAGAFYAPEAFDIGTPGHIHAQSLVEMSLGVAIGALTFTGSVIAFLKLSGRMSGAPIILPARHIINIALGLALVFFIVGLVISGSALDFWLITILALVLGALLIIPIGGADMPVVISMLNSYSGWAAAGIGFTLGNSALIITGALVGSSGAILSYIMCHAMNRSFISVILGGFGGETAVAGGGGGEQKPVKLGSADDAAFIMKNAQKVIIVPGYGMAVAQAQHALREMGDILKKEGVEVKYAIHPVAGRMPGHMNVLLAEANVPYDEVFELEDINSEFAQADIAFVIGANDVTNPAAEDDKTSPIYGMPVLQVWKAGTVMFIKRSLASGYAGIDNPLFYRDNTMMLLGDAKKVTESIVKAM, encoded by the coding sequence ATGAACGCCAATCTGGCCGCAGTATTCTATCTCATCGCCGGCGTCCTGTTCATCCTGGCGCTGCGCGGGTTGTCCAGCCCCGCCTCGTCGCGCCAGGGCAATTTCTTCGGCATGATCGGCATGGCGATCGCGGTTGCGACCACGCTCGCGGCGCATCCGCCGGCGGACGGTCTTGCCTGGATCCTGGTCATTCTCGGCATCGCCATCGGCGGCGGCATCGGCGCCGTGATCGCGCGCCGGGTGCCGATGACCTCGATGCCGGAACTGGTCGCCGCGTTCCACTCGCTGGTCGGCATGGCCGCGGTGCTGGTCGCCGCCGGCGCGTTCTATGCGCCCGAGGCATTCGACATCGGCACGCCTGGGCACATCCACGCCCAGAGCCTGGTCGAAATGTCGCTCGGCGTCGCGATCGGCGCCTTGACGTTTACCGGCTCGGTGATCGCGTTCCTGAAATTGTCGGGCCGCATGAGCGGCGCACCGATCATCCTGCCGGCGCGTCACATCATCAACATCGCGCTCGGGCTGGCGCTGGTGTTCTTCATCGTCGGCCTGGTGATCTCGGGCTCTGCGCTCGACTTCTGGCTGATCACGATCCTGGCGCTGGTGCTCGGCGCGCTCCTGATCATCCCGATCGGCGGCGCCGACATGCCGGTCGTGATCTCGATGCTGAACTCCTATTCCGGCTGGGCCGCAGCCGGCATCGGCTTCACGCTGGGTAACTCCGCGCTGATCATCACCGGCGCGCTGGTCGGCTCTTCCGGCGCGATCCTGTCCTACATCATGTGCCACGCCATGAACCGGTCCTTTATCTCGGTCATCCTCGGCGGCTTCGGCGGCGAAACCGCCGTGGCCGGCGGTGGCGGCGGTGAACAGAAGCCCGTCAAACTCGGCTCGGCCGACGATGCGGCGTTCATCATGAAGAATGCGCAGAAGGTCATCATCGTGCCCGGCTACGGCATGGCGGTGGCGCAGGCCCAGCACGCGCTGCGCGAAATGGGCGACATCCTGAAGAAGGAAGGCGTCGAGGTGAAGTATGCGATTCACCCGGTCGCCGGCCGCATGCCCGGCCACATGAACGTGCTGCTGGCGGAAGCCAACGTGCCCTATGACGAGGTGTTCGAACTCGAGGACATCAACTCCGAATTCGCCCAGGCCGACATCGCCTTCGTGATCGGCGCCAACGACGTTACCAACCCGGCGGCCGAGGACGACAAGACCTCGCCGATCTACGGCATGCCGGTGTTGCAGGTCTGGAAGGCCGGCACCGTGATGTTCATCAAGCGCTCGCTGGCGTCGGGTTATGCCGGCATCGACAATCCGCTGTTCTACCGCGACAACACCATGATGCTGCTCGGCGACGCCAAGAAGGTGACCGAGAGCATCGTCAAGGCGATGTAA